The Temnothorax longispinosus isolate EJ_2023e chromosome 12, Tlon_JGU_v1, whole genome shotgun sequence genome includes a window with the following:
- the Blop gene encoding opsin, blue-sensitive has product MLMHNGSGIIAGPLAFASRVGDVQLLQERFLGWNFPAEHVDLVHPHWRAFLAPGRLWHVALALIYFLLLMLSLVGNGIVIWIFSTSKSLRTPSNVFILNLAVFDLLMAMEMPMLIINSFLERTIGWETGCDVYALLGAISGMGQAITNAAIAFDRYRTISCPIDGRLNGKQAMVLALLTWFWALPFSILPMTGLWGRFVAEGFLTTCSFDYLTDDEDTRAFVITIFFWAYVLPMLLIIYFYSQLLKSIRTHEKMLRDQAKKMNVKSLVSNQDKERSVEMRIAKAAFTIFFLFVLAWTPYAAVALIGAYGNREVLTPLSTMLPAIFAKTVSCIDPWIYAINHPRYRQELEKRCKWMGIREKVAGDTVSAQTEKVNVEES; this is encoded by the exons ATGTTGATGCACAACGGTAGTGGTATCATAGCCGGGCCATTGGCTTTCGCCAGCAGAGTCGG gGATGTACAGCTGCTGCAGGAACGTTTTCTAGGATGGAATTTTCCCGCCGAGCACGTGGATCTCGTGCACCCGCATTGGCGTGCGTTCCTCGCACCCGGAAGACTATGGCACGTCGCCCTCGCACTCATTTACTTCCTGCTCTTGATGCTGTCCCTCGTCGGGAACGGCATTGTTATTTGGATTTTCAGCAC ATCGAAATCACTGAGGACACCTTCGAACGTATTTATCTTGAATTTGGCTGTGTTTGACCTACTGATGGCAATGGAGATGCCTATGCTGATCATAAACAGCTTCCTGGAGCGAACGATTGGATGGGAAACCGGATGCGATGTGTATGCTTTGCTCGGCGCGATTTCCGGGATGGGACAAGCGATCACCAATGCGGCGATCGCTTTCGATCGATATAG AACAATTAGCTGTCCGATTGACGGTAGACTGAATGGGAAACAAGCTATGGTACTAGCTCTGTTGACATGGTTTTGGGCACTACCATTCTCGATATTGCCTATGACAGGACTGTGGGGTCGGTTTGTGGCAG AGGGTTTTCTCACCACATGTAGCTTCGATTATCTCACGGATGACGAGGACACGAGGGCATTCGTGATAACAATATTCTTCTGGGCATACGTTCTTCCTATGCTGCTGATTATATACTTCTACTCGCAATTGCTGAAGTCTATTCGCACTCACGAAAAAATGCTTCGCGATCAA GCTAAAAAGATGAACGTCAAGTCGCTCGTGTCGAACCAAGATAAAGAGAGGAGCGTCGAGATGAGAATCGCGAAAGCCGCATTTACGATATTCTTCCTCTTTGTGCTCGCGTGGACACCGTATGCGGCTGTCGCTTTAATTGGGGCCTATGGAAATCG CGAAGTGCTTACTCCGCTGTCGACTATGTTACCAGCCATATTTGCTAAGACGGTGTCGTGCATCGATCCATGGATATACGCAATCAACCATCCTAG GTATCGACAAGAACTGGAGAAGCGCTGCAAATGGATGGGAATTCGAGAAAAAGTTGCCGGGGATACCGTGTCAGCGCAAACGGAGAAAGTGAACGTGGAAGAATCGTAA